In a single window of the Verrucomicrobiia bacterium genome:
- a CDS encoding RICIN domain-containing protein → MCAAMVHDVRGQTQPPNSLSITTYGASTGSADNTTDIQNCINAAQTQGKSVWVPAGTFQVKGSLNATGITIGGAGASSVIYRNQNSSDITATQLSLLSCTVENLMIDGNGTSRGVNASYGINIKGVGWLIENVTIHHSDAGIWASGTSGTIQSCLLTNTFADGANINNAGTDPNTAGANLTIQNCTQTGANDDGFAINAQGSGNMVHPQILNCTSLNDDGANGIRIAGGSNSVVSGCLVSNTVLECGIEASTFGSTGDPLVNGMIKNNVVYGCGTVDEASCIGTGDARTTATFTGNILNNSAGNGFQVGTPTYPNGGTIVFGPNNVINHPAKTGIYIVSGVSGSGKFYTNTVLNLASGQTQFTDASSSFSTTLTGNTWQGLGSGPYRIVNLNSGLALDATGQATTNGTPLEQWTYNAGANQLWNLTSLGSGQYTITGVQSGRVLDVKGQGTANGTAVQLYDSNGGSNQKWVISATAGTIQGVQSAKLMEVAGASKSPGALVDIYSSNGGANQQWSFQSP, encoded by the coding sequence GTGTGCGCCGCGATGGTTCATGATGTTCGTGGGCAGACGCAGCCTCCCAACAGCCTTTCGATAACCACCTACGGCGCCAGCACAGGTTCCGCTGACAATACTACTGATATTCAAAACTGCATTAATGCCGCGCAGACGCAGGGTAAGAGCGTTTGGGTTCCCGCCGGAACATTTCAGGTTAAAGGTTCATTGAACGCCACCGGCATCACTATTGGCGGAGCGGGCGCATCCAGTGTGATCTATCGTAATCAGAACTCCTCCGACATTACGGCTACTCAATTATCCTTGTTGAGTTGCACGGTTGAGAACCTGATGATTGATGGCAACGGCACCTCTCGCGGTGTCAATGCTTCTTATGGAATCAATATCAAAGGGGTCGGTTGGTTGATTGAAAATGTCACGATCCATCATTCCGACGCCGGGATTTGGGCGTCGGGGACGAGCGGCACGATCCAGAGTTGCCTGTTGACCAATACCTTTGCGGATGGTGCTAATATCAATAACGCCGGCACTGATCCAAATACCGCCGGGGCAAACCTGACGATCCAAAACTGCACGCAAACCGGCGCAAATGACGATGGTTTTGCCATCAACGCGCAGGGATCAGGTAACATGGTCCATCCGCAAATCCTGAATTGTACGTCGCTTAACGACGATGGCGCTAATGGCATTCGCATCGCGGGCGGTTCCAATTCGGTCGTCTCGGGATGCCTGGTTTCCAACACGGTTTTGGAATGCGGCATCGAAGCCAGCACTTTTGGCTCCACGGGAGATCCGCTGGTGAACGGCATGATCAAGAACAATGTGGTCTATGGTTGCGGCACGGTGGATGAGGCGTCCTGTATCGGAACCGGTGATGCCCGTACCACGGCGACCTTTACTGGCAATATCCTGAACAACTCAGCGGGAAATGGTTTCCAGGTTGGAACTCCCACTTATCCCAACGGCGGAACTATTGTGTTCGGGCCGAACAATGTCATCAATCATCCGGCTAAAACGGGTATCTATATAGTCTCCGGAGTTTCGGGTTCGGGCAAATTTTATACGAACACGGTGTTGAACTTGGCCAGTGGCCAGACGCAATTTACCGATGCCTCGAGTTCATTCAGCACTACACTTACCGGTAACACGTGGCAAGGTTTGGGCAGCGGACCCTATCGCATCGTCAACCTGAATAGCGGACTGGCCCTGGACGCCACCGGTCAAGCCACCACCAACGGCACGCCTTTGGAGCAATGGACTTATAACGCGGGTGCGAACCAACTCTGGAATCTGACCAGCCTGGGAAGCGGGCAATACACGATCACCGGCGTGCAAAGTGGGCGCGTCCTGGATGTCAAAGGGCAGGGGACGGCGAACGGGACCGCCGTGCAATTATATGACAGCAACGGCGGCAGTAACCAGAAATGGGTGATTTCGGCGACCGCCGGAACTATCCAGGGAGTTCAGAGTGCGAAACTCATGGAAGTAGCCGGTGCATCCAAGAGTCCGGGAGCATTGGTGGATATCTACAGCAGTAATGGCGGCGCCAACCAGCAGTGGTCTTTTCAATCGCCTTAA
- a CDS encoding HTTM domain-containing protein, with translation MFRYQVPYRYYTIAKFGFGAAYLWYVFDLFRIHSAIWHNAAFPISAPDNLIFSGNVFLDAYLRPAAVALSGQTAVWILFIMSPFVVGLYLWGRHRLLQMAIGGWISLSMILLNSLVGVFNSTADIWVNLVFLAYGLSAMVQANGGWKTCESGFSLAQWRANPVLSSTFAWLVVLIQFCVYFFAGINKLVYGWTPWIHGLALQNLAYDSSMRAFVRDISVPPLLAFLLGYLTLFQRLIVPFGFFLRRYRIWTVIILGSMHIGYAILMYVNLFPVIGLSCLAMVMPPVFSNVSHKKIHGRKKSQDAVSYRMQPAGRISRGVLVIFSAWMLLEPLRLIKFPATPWENKLMIVPAWRMFADGGATAGEEWRLILDTPQGPIDGTKIALGLLPQVWRDRFYIDDILHEILIGNTGPGTLPEKLAAATEHAYASSQSLSNNAPTVLGSSFNIYRRKPVFEAGKSL, from the coding sequence ATGTTTCGTTATCAAGTGCCTTATAGGTATTACACCATAGCCAAATTTGGCTTTGGAGCCGCCTATTTGTGGTACGTTTTCGACCTGTTTAGGATTCACTCGGCAATTTGGCATAACGCAGCTTTTCCAATTTCTGCGCCGGACAATTTAATCTTTTCCGGCAACGTATTTCTCGATGCTTATTTACGCCCGGCGGCTGTTGCGTTGAGCGGGCAAACCGCGGTATGGATATTGTTTATTATGTCCCCATTCGTCGTGGGATTGTATCTATGGGGGCGACATAGACTGCTTCAAATGGCAATAGGAGGCTGGATTAGTCTAAGCATGATCCTATTGAATTCTCTCGTCGGTGTTTTTAACTCGACCGCTGATATTTGGGTGAATCTGGTTTTTTTGGCCTACGGTCTCTCAGCCATGGTGCAGGCCAACGGGGGATGGAAGACGTGTGAATCGGGCTTCAGCCTGGCGCAGTGGCGGGCCAATCCGGTTCTATCCAGCACGTTTGCGTGGCTGGTAGTTCTGATTCAATTTTGCGTCTATTTTTTCGCTGGAATAAACAAACTGGTCTATGGATGGACTCCGTGGATACACGGCCTCGCGCTTCAGAATCTGGCATACGATAGCTCCATGCGGGCATTCGTGCGGGACATTTCTGTGCCGCCATTGTTGGCTTTCCTTCTCGGTTATCTCACGCTTTTTCAGAGATTGATTGTTCCATTCGGTTTTTTTCTCCGGCGCTATAGAATTTGGACTGTGATAATCCTCGGCTCCATGCACATCGGCTATGCGATCTTGATGTATGTGAATTTGTTTCCGGTGATCGGCCTGTCTTGTCTGGCGATGGTGATGCCACCGGTCTTTTCAAATGTGAGCCACAAAAAAATCCATGGGCGCAAAAAATCGCAGGATGCCGTCTCTTATCGCATGCAACCTGCGGGACGAATTTCCCGAGGCGTTCTGGTCATTTTTTCGGCCTGGATGCTACTGGAGCCGTTGCGTTTGATAAAATTCCCGGCGACCCCTTGGGAAAACAAACTCATGATTGTGCCTGCGTGGCGGATGTTCGCTGATGGCGGGGCGACTGCCGGTGAGGAGTGGCGGCTGATTTTGGACACGCCGCAAGGACCGATTGACGGAACCAAAATCGCCCTTGGATTACTGCCACAAGTGTGGCGCGACCGATTTTATATTGACGACATCCTTCATGAAATATTGATCGGCAATACGGGACCGGGAACCCTTCCCGAAAAACTCGCCGCAGCTACCGAGCATGCCTACGCAAGCTCGCAATCATTGTCTAATAACGCGCCGACGGTCCTCGGTTCCAGTTTTAATATTTACCGAAGAAAACCAGTCTTTGAAGCCGGGAAAAGTCTTTGA
- a CDS encoding response regulator codes for MTDTTKQIAAKRILVVDDEPPIAKSLKMLLTMKGYVVETVESASLALEIFAAGKYDLVITDYALGTMTGLDLSRAIKEQCPVQPIIMISAYAELLSSRKERLVNINRLMGKPFSVEELLEAVAHIFHSS; via the coding sequence ATGACCGACACCACCAAACAAATCGCGGCCAAACGGATCCTGGTAGTGGATGACGAACCGCCGATCGCGAAATCGTTGAAAATGCTGCTCACGATGAAAGGCTACGTGGTGGAGACGGTTGAAAGCGCGTCACTGGCCCTGGAAATATTTGCGGCGGGCAAATATGATTTGGTGATCACCGATTACGCTTTGGGTACGATGACTGGACTCGACCTGAGCCGCGCCATAAAAGAGCAATGCCCGGTTCAGCCCATCATTATGATCTCGGCGTATGCCGAATTGCTGTCGTCGAGGAAAGAGCGGCTCGTGAACATCAATCGGCTTATGGGCAAGCCATTCTCGGTGGAAGAATTACTCGAAGCCGTCGCTCACATATTTCATTCTTCCTGA
- a CDS encoding spherulation-specific family 4 protein: MKGMLLSALLSAAMWFTPGAHSESLGIMVPAYFSPSSGYWSSMNYAASRVPLIAIMNPDNGPGTSPSSSYVNVLAQLHSSGGKITGYIYTSYGARALADVEADIDRYLAWYAVDGFFVDEMTSDAGSTDVNYYATLYQYIKAKGTNYSVTANPGVNAPESYITTPVADTLMIFENDGSKYPAFAPSSWVAKYSPDHFVHLPYNATNTATLSNFVALAVNRNAGWIYISDLSVYSKLPTYWTNEVLMAQAFNQEKLSPFILTSGQPASQVAGTGDSATFTVAAFGSPLPAYQWFYGTNAITTATNASYTIASVQAANAGYYDVQIENSNGFAISREASLIVSNGPSSYRKIILDGSFNDWTGLAPVYTAAIGPATTIQYENIYLANDESNLYIRVTLYSPRTNAFANSYDNIFIDADDDASTGYQVEGIGSSLLIQSGNGYQEKNGGFNEGTVNNLGWTIARSADETDCELAVSRNAAYAADGSSIFSGNKIALLFQGDDASHDNVEDAPPSGGIAYSFATSPTVLPPLSISCAAGIMTITWSGLGTLQTCNSITGNSVWTNITGAASPYVAPIAGSQFFRLVQ, from the coding sequence ATGAAAGGAATGCTGTTGAGTGCGCTGTTGTCAGCCGCGATGTGGTTCACGCCGGGCGCGCATTCGGAATCGCTGGGCATCATGGTGCCAGCTTATTTTTCCCCTTCGTCCGGTTATTGGAGTTCGATGAACTACGCGGCGTCGCGCGTCCCATTGATCGCCATCATGAATCCGGACAACGGCCCCGGAACTTCGCCCAGCAGCAGTTACGTAAATGTGCTGGCGCAGTTGCATTCCTCTGGCGGCAAGATCACCGGCTACATCTACACCTCCTACGGCGCGCGCGCGCTGGCGGACGTCGAAGCGGATATTGATCGCTACCTGGCCTGGTACGCCGTGGATGGTTTTTTCGTTGACGAAATGACCAGCGACGCCGGGAGCACGGACGTTAATTACTACGCGACGCTCTATCAGTATATAAAAGCGAAGGGCACGAATTACAGCGTCACCGCCAATCCCGGCGTCAACGCTCCTGAAAGCTACATCACCACCCCAGTCGCTGACACTTTGATGATTTTTGAGAACGACGGTTCCAAGTATCCCGCGTTCGCCCCGTCGAGTTGGGTCGCCAAATATTCACCCGACCATTTTGTTCATCTTCCCTACAACGCAACCAACACCGCCACGCTCTCAAATTTTGTGGCTCTGGCTGTGAATCGAAATGCCGGCTGGATTTACATCAGCGATCTTTCTGTCTATAGCAAGTTGCCGACGTATTGGACGAATGAAGTGCTCATGGCGCAGGCTTTCAACCAGGAAAAGCTCTCGCCTTTTATACTCACTTCCGGCCAGCCAGCCAGCCAGGTTGCCGGCACGGGCGACTCCGCGACGTTTACCGTTGCTGCTTTTGGCTCGCCCCTGCCCGCTTATCAATGGTTTTATGGGACCAACGCCATCACCACGGCGACCAACGCCTCATACACCATTGCCTCCGTTCAAGCCGCCAATGCCGGTTATTACGATGTCCAAATTGAAAATTCCAACGGCTTCGCCATCAGCCGCGAGGCTTCACTCATAGTCAGCAATGGTCCCAGCTCCTATCGAAAAATCATCCTTGACGGCTCTTTTAATGATTGGACCGGTCTGGCTCCGGTTTATACCGCCGCCATCGGGCCAGCCACGACAATCCAATATGAGAACATCTACCTCGCCAATGACGAAAGCAATTTGTACATCCGCGTAACCCTCTATTCGCCGCGGACCAATGCGTTTGCCAATTCGTATGATAACATTTTCATTGATGCCGACGATGATGCTTCGACGGGCTATCAAGTCGAGGGCATCGGTTCATCCCTGCTGATACAATCGGGAAACGGTTATCAGGAAAAAAACGGAGGCTTCAACGAAGGCACTGTCAATAACCTGGGTTGGACCATTGCCCGATCCGCCGATGAGACGGATTGCGAATTGGCCGTTTCCCGCAACGCCGCTTACGCCGCCGATGGCAGCAGCATTTTTTCCGGCAACAAAATAGCGCTCTTGTTTCAGGGAGATGACGCCAGCCACGACAATGTTGAAGACGCGCCTCCATCCGGCGGCATCGCTTATTCCTTTGCCACATCGCCAACGGTGCTGCCACCGCTTTCCATCAGTTGCGCGGCAGGAATCATGACCATAACCTGGTCTGGTTTGGGCACGCTGCAAACCTGCAATTCGATCACCGGTAACAGTGTCTGGACCAATATCACCGGCGCGGCCAGTCCTTACGTTGCGCCCATCGCCGGCTCACAATTTTTCCGGCTCGTTCAATGA